In Streptomyces sp. NBC_00569, a single genomic region encodes these proteins:
- a CDS encoding LysR family transcriptional regulator: MLNLERLRTLDALARHGSVSGAAAGLHVTTSAVSQQMAKLEREVGQQLLAKNGRGVRLTDAGRLLAEHAGRILSQVELAQSDLEAHRGQVVGELRISAFPTAARGLFPRALAALRAEHPGLRLRSQELEPELGVAGVVRGDLDLAVVLDWYNKPMPLPDGLVKAAILDDPADVAMPADHPLAGRREVGLEDFADDEWITWGEGEFCHEWLLFTLRAKGVEPRVGHRAAETHTQLGLVAAGLGVCVAPLLGRDPVPDGVVTVPVRQRVRRHVYVVWRADADRRPSIRAAVRALRSVGASLGGDVALREGSARQG; this comes from the coding sequence ATGTTGAATCTGGAGCGTCTGCGCACCCTCGACGCACTCGCCCGCCACGGGTCCGTCAGCGGCGCCGCGGCAGGGCTGCACGTCACGACGTCCGCCGTCTCGCAGCAGATGGCCAAGCTGGAACGCGAGGTCGGCCAGCAGCTTCTCGCCAAGAACGGCAGGGGAGTGCGCCTCACCGACGCCGGGCGGCTGCTCGCCGAGCATGCGGGGCGGATCCTGTCCCAGGTCGAGCTCGCGCAGTCGGACCTGGAGGCGCACCGCGGGCAGGTCGTGGGGGAGCTGCGGATCTCCGCGTTCCCGACCGCGGCCCGCGGCCTCTTCCCGCGCGCCCTCGCGGCCCTGCGCGCGGAGCACCCGGGCCTGCGGCTGCGCTCGCAGGAGCTGGAGCCCGAGCTGGGGGTCGCCGGGGTCGTGCGCGGCGACCTGGACCTGGCGGTGGTCCTCGACTGGTACAACAAGCCGATGCCGCTCCCCGACGGCCTGGTCAAGGCGGCGATCCTCGACGATCCCGCCGATGTCGCGATGCCGGCGGACCACCCCCTCGCCGGTCGCCGCGAGGTGGGCCTGGAGGACTTCGCCGACGACGAGTGGATCACGTGGGGCGAGGGTGAGTTCTGCCACGAGTGGCTGCTCTTCACGCTGCGCGCCAAGGGCGTCGAGCCCCGTGTCGGCCATCGCGCCGCCGAGACCCACACCCAGCTCGGCCTTGTCGCCGCCGGGCTCGGTGTGTGCGTGGCACCGCTCCTCGGGCGCGATCCGGTGCCGGACGGGGTGGTGACCGTGCCGGTGCGTCAGCGCGTACGCCGGCACGTCTACGTCGTGTGGCGGGCCGACGCGGACCGGCGGCCGTCGATCAGGGCGGCGGTGAGGGCGCTCCGGAGCGTGGGAGCGAGTCTGGGCGGGGACGTCGCCCTGAGAGAGGGGTCCGCACGACAGGGCTAG
- a CDS encoding DMT family transporter yields MSTVASSSPPATPAPAPSGIPTETPASARARRALDWRVRFGALSLIWGFSFLLIKVGTDGYAPFQVTLGRLAFGTAVLAVAMAVKRERLPRGLRTWGHIAVAALLLNSLPFSLFAFSEQTIPSTLAGICNATSPLWGMALSLVALSEDRPTRRRVAGLGIGFLGVLTVLGVWQGFHGLDLAGTAMALLASLSYPVGWIYLRRTLAGTGHSNLSLSGAQLLMATVQLAVVTPVFTTLPAHLPVVPLLAIVALGALGTGLAFLIQYGLVAEVGPTTAQMVTYFIPVIATAAGVALLGESLTWSTPIGAVIVLAGAALTQSRARTSRRSPQP; encoded by the coding sequence ATGAGCACCGTCGCCTCCTCGTCGCCCCCTGCGACTCCGGCCCCCGCGCCTTCCGGCATCCCCACGGAGACACCTGCCTCCGCACGGGCCCGCCGCGCCCTCGACTGGCGCGTCCGCTTCGGCGCCCTGTCGCTGATCTGGGGCTTCAGCTTTCTCCTCATCAAGGTCGGCACCGACGGCTACGCACCGTTCCAGGTGACGCTGGGGCGGCTCGCGTTCGGCACGGCCGTGCTCGCCGTGGCCATGGCCGTGAAGCGTGAGCGGCTGCCGAGGGGCCTGCGGACCTGGGGGCACATCGCGGTGGCGGCGCTGCTGCTCAACTCCCTGCCGTTCTCGCTGTTCGCGTTCTCCGAGCAGACGATCCCGTCGACGCTCGCCGGCATCTGCAACGCGACGTCTCCGCTGTGGGGCATGGCCCTGTCTTTGGTGGCCCTCTCCGAGGACCGGCCCACGCGCCGCCGGGTGGCGGGCCTCGGCATCGGCTTCCTCGGGGTGCTCACGGTCCTCGGCGTGTGGCAGGGATTCCACGGCCTGGACCTGGCCGGCACGGCCATGGCGCTGCTCGCCTCGCTGAGCTACCCGGTCGGCTGGATCTATCTGCGCCGTACGCTGGCCGGGACCGGCCACTCGAACCTGTCGCTCTCCGGCGCGCAGCTCCTGATGGCCACGGTTCAACTGGCCGTCGTCACCCCGGTGTTCACGACACTCCCGGCCCACCTCCCGGTCGTGCCCCTGCTCGCGATCGTCGCCCTGGGCGCACTCGGCACCGGCCTCGCCTTCCTCATCCAGTACGGCCTGGTGGCGGAGGTCGGTCCGACCACGGCGCAGATGGTCACCTATTTCATCCCGGTGATCGCGACGGCCGCGGGGGTCGCCCTGCTCGGCGAGTCCCTGACCTGGTCCACCCCGATCGGCGCGGTGATCGTGCTGGCGGGCGCGGCGCTCACACAGTCCAGGGCGCGGACCTCCCGGCGTAGCCCTCAGCCGTAA
- a CDS encoding pyridoxamine 5'-phosphate oxidase family protein, which produces MSVASEPGTVASGDASASYPVTDRTVPARMRERTHYDRELVHSILDEAYICHLGFVRDGSPVVLPTLYGRVGETLYVHGSTGARVQRMAGAADPGLQVCLTVTHVDGLVLARSAFHHSLNYRSVVVHGLAHQVTDPDEKRTALDALVDHVVPGRSQDSRPGNDKELAATSVLRLDLAEVSARVRAGGPNDDEEDLGLPYWTGVVPLTKGHGAPVPADDLAPGIAVPDYLSVP; this is translated from the coding sequence ATGAGCGTGGCATCCGAGCCCGGCACCGTCGCTTCCGGGGACGCCTCCGCCTCCTACCCGGTGACCGACCGCACCGTCCCGGCCCGCATGCGCGAGCGGACGCACTACGACCGCGAGCTGGTCCACTCGATACTCGACGAGGCGTACATCTGCCATCTCGGGTTCGTCCGCGACGGTTCCCCCGTCGTGCTGCCGACCCTGTACGGACGCGTCGGCGAGACCCTCTACGTGCACGGTTCGACGGGCGCGCGCGTCCAGCGCATGGCGGGCGCGGCCGACCCCGGACTGCAGGTCTGCCTGACGGTCACCCATGTCGACGGTCTCGTGCTCGCGCGCTCCGCCTTCCACCACTCGCTCAACTACCGCTCCGTGGTGGTGCACGGCCTCGCCCACCAGGTGACCGACCCCGACGAGAAGCGCACGGCTCTCGACGCGCTCGTCGACCACGTGGTGCCGGGCCGCTCCCAGGACTCGCGCCCCGGGAACGACAAGGAGCTCGCGGCCACTTCCGTCCTGCGTCTCGACCTCGCGGAGGTCTCCGCGCGGGTACGCGCCGGCGGCCCGAACGACGACGAAGAGGACCTCGGCCTGCCGTACTGGACCGGCGTGGTCCCGCTCACCAAGGGCCACGGCGCGCCGGTCCCGGCCGACGACCTCGCGCCGGGCATCGCGGTGCCGGACTACCTGTCGGTTCCGTAG
- a CDS encoding cysteine hydrolase, protein MPSYEELAELLDPATTVLLTVECQQGVVGPDSALPELAQEARSSGALGNVARLVSGAHESGVQVLHAVAERRPDGRGANRNGRLFRAAARLPVQQISGTKAVRIAPPVEVADEDIVVRRLHGLSPIAGTDVDALLRNLGCRTLIVTGVSANVAIPNAVFDAVNRGYTVAVPADAVAGVPSDYTPAMIRNTLALVATVTSTHDVLTCWKRPRRGR, encoded by the coding sequence GTGCCGTCGTACGAAGAGCTCGCCGAACTGCTCGATCCGGCCACCACCGTGCTGCTGACCGTGGAGTGCCAGCAGGGGGTCGTCGGCCCCGACAGCGCCCTGCCCGAGCTCGCCCAGGAGGCCAGGTCGTCCGGGGCGCTCGGGAATGTGGCGCGACTCGTCTCGGGCGCCCACGAGAGCGGTGTACAGGTGCTGCACGCCGTGGCGGAGCGACGGCCCGACGGGCGCGGCGCCAACCGCAACGGACGGTTGTTCCGTGCCGCCGCGCGCCTGCCCGTACAGCAGATCTCCGGCACCAAGGCGGTCAGGATCGCGCCGCCCGTCGAGGTGGCGGACGAGGACATTGTCGTACGCCGGCTGCACGGCCTCTCGCCCATCGCGGGCACCGACGTGGACGCCCTGCTGCGCAACCTCGGCTGCCGCACGCTGATCGTCACCGGCGTCTCGGCGAACGTCGCCATACCGAACGCCGTCTTCGACGCGGTGAACCGCGGCTACACCGTCGCCGTGCCCGCCGACGCCGTCGCGGGGGTGCCGTCCGACTACACCCCCGCGATGATCCGCAACACGCTCGCCCTCGTCGCCACCGTGACGTCCACACACGACGTGCTCACCTGCTGGAAGCGCCCGCGCCGAGGCCGCTGA
- a CDS encoding pyridoxamine 5'-phosphate oxidase family protein, which produces MAVTQRRGRRIMMTPAELDEFLGSQRTCRVATVSPDGSPHVSTLWFVWDGTCLWLYSITRSRRWADLLNDPRIAVVIDAGEEYGELRGAELSGSVEFVGESPRTGEPVPELDVPERLFARKNFAMDEMVHDGRHAWARLTPDKIASWDFRKLESL; this is translated from the coding sequence ATGGCCGTCACACAGCGCCGGGGTCGAAGGATCATGATGACACCGGCCGAGCTGGACGAGTTCCTGGGATCCCAGCGCACCTGCCGCGTCGCCACGGTCTCGCCCGACGGCTCCCCACACGTCAGCACCCTGTGGTTCGTCTGGGACGGCACATGCCTGTGGCTGTACTCGATCACGCGCAGTCGCCGCTGGGCCGACCTCCTCAATGACCCGCGCATCGCTGTCGTGATCGACGCGGGCGAGGAGTACGGGGAGCTGCGCGGCGCCGAGCTGTCGGGCTCGGTGGAGTTCGTCGGGGAGAGCCCGCGCACCGGTGAGCCCGTACCGGAACTGGACGTCCCCGAGCGGCTGTTCGCCCGCAAGAACTTCGCGATGGACGAGATGGTGCACGACGGCCGGCACGCCTGGGCCCGGCTCACGCCCGACAAGATCGCGTCGTGGGACTTCAGGAAGCTGGAGTCGCTCTAG
- a CDS encoding aminotransferase class I/II-fold pyridoxal phosphate-dependent enzyme — MLGEYPIEGRRAAEIAASVERAVGGGDLQPGQLLPPMRELAQHLGVNPNTVAAAYRTLRERGVIETAGRRGSRVRSKPATTARELIRVDVPAGVRDVSDGNPDTALLPPLAEAFAWAAAQGDKAPVLYGDGPLEPELARHARVAFDQDGIPQAPVAVASGSLDAIERVLAAHLKPGDAVAVEDPGWGSLLDLVPALGLRLVPVGVDDDGPLADEVERALSAGVRALVVTDRAQNPTGAAVTAPRARALRKVLAAHEDVLLIEDDHGHGIVDLPLYPLAGVTRHWAFVRSAAKAYGPDLRLAVLTGDAVTVDRVQGRQRLGPGWVSRILQRAVARLWTEGTVDTRAVAASYGRRRDALVAALAERGVEAYGRSGMNVWVPVPDETGAVARLLHAGWAVAPGARFRMGAAPGVRITVSTLGADDIGPVADAVASATGPAPARRYG; from the coding sequence GTGCTAGGAGAGTATCCGATCGAAGGACGGCGCGCAGCAGAGATTGCGGCCAGCGTGGAGCGCGCGGTGGGCGGCGGTGACCTGCAGCCGGGTCAACTTCTGCCGCCGATGAGGGAGTTGGCCCAGCATCTCGGGGTCAATCCCAATACGGTCGCGGCCGCCTATCGCACGCTCCGTGAGCGTGGAGTGATCGAGACCGCGGGGCGACGTGGCAGCCGCGTGCGGTCCAAGCCGGCCACGACGGCGCGCGAGCTGATCCGCGTCGACGTACCGGCCGGGGTGCGCGACGTCTCGGACGGCAACCCCGACACGGCCCTGCTGCCCCCGCTCGCCGAAGCCTTCGCCTGGGCGGCCGCGCAGGGTGACAAGGCGCCCGTCCTCTACGGCGACGGTCCCCTGGAGCCGGAACTGGCACGCCACGCGCGCGTGGCCTTCGACCAGGACGGGATCCCGCAGGCCCCCGTCGCCGTCGCGTCGGGCTCCCTCGACGCCATCGAGCGGGTGCTCGCCGCGCACCTCAAGCCCGGCGACGCCGTCGCCGTCGAGGACCCGGGCTGGGGCAGCCTCCTCGACCTGGTCCCGGCGCTCGGGCTGCGCCTGGTGCCCGTCGGCGTGGACGACGACGGGCCGCTGGCCGACGAGGTGGAGCGGGCCCTGAGCGCGGGGGTGCGGGCCCTGGTGGTCACCGACCGCGCCCAGAACCCCACCGGCGCCGCCGTCACCGCGCCACGCGCGCGTGCGCTGCGCAAAGTCCTGGCGGCCCACGAGGACGTACTGCTCATCGAGGACGACCACGGGCACGGGATCGTCGACCTGCCGCTGTATCCGCTGGCCGGTGTGACGCGGCACTGGGCGTTCGTCCGCTCCGCCGCCAAGGCCTATGGGCCCGACCTGAGGCTCGCCGTGCTGACGGGCGACGCGGTCACGGTCGACCGGGTGCAGGGGCGGCAGCGCCTGGGCCCCGGCTGGGTGAGCCGCATCCTTCAGCGGGCCGTCGCCCGGCTGTGGACCGAAGGCACGGTGGACACACGCGCCGTCGCCGCGTCCTACGGGCGGCGCCGCGACGCGCTCGTCGCGGCCCTCGCCGAGCGCGGGGTCGAGGCGTACGGGCGCAGCGGCATGAACGTGTGGGTGCCCGTACCGGACGAGACGGGGGCGGTCGCACGGCTGCTGCACGCCGGGTGGGCCGTCGCGCCAGGGGCGCGCTTCCGGATGGGGGCGGCGCCCGGGGTGCGCATCACCGTGTCGACGCTCGGCGCGGACGACATCGGCCCGGTGGCCGACGCCGTCGCGTCCGCCACCGGGCCGGCCCCCGCGCGCCGTTACGGCTGA